In one window of Armatimonadota bacterium DNA:
- a CDS encoding site-specific DNA-methyltransferase translates to MMRWFRTRVPPVAKRRKLALANPDYSGTPFTDFASVTPDTPLTSLDLNWREKDLPERERTKHVHRLHPYLGKFVPQLAEIFLRKFRPAVVCDPFVGSGTTLVEANALGIASVGVDVSPFNCLIAKAKTDRCDLTRLEAEVRDTLHRVESAPDAGFAERGGPTPETAPDYLREWYDPGALAPLLAFLRLIPRCEHQDLLKVILCRAARSARLTRHDELDFPKAPQREPYHCHKHKRVCPPTTDAMKFLRRYARDTLRRVAQFDALRTDAPVIILCADARDVALPACDMVFTSPPYVGLIDYHEQHRYAYELLSLLDEPFASVGWHGSDLRGNEEREIGAAHNGASREARREYVEGIEGALRNVARALNPGGRVCIVVGDRHGLYDGLTARLGFSEEVVLHRHVNRRTGRRRADFYESVLVWRASHPQ, encoded by the coding sequence ATGATGAGGTGGTTTCGCACGAGGGTGCCGCCCGTGGCCAAACGACGGAAACTCGCGCTCGCCAATCCCGACTATTCCGGGACGCCGTTTACCGACTTCGCCTCGGTCACGCCGGACACCCCGCTCACATCCCTTGACCTCAACTGGCGCGAGAAAGACCTGCCCGAGCGCGAGCGGACCAAGCACGTCCACCGCCTCCATCCCTATCTCGGCAAGTTCGTCCCTCAGCTCGCCGAGATATTCCTCCGCAAGTTCCGGCCCGCGGTCGTGTGCGATCCCTTCGTCGGCTCCGGCACCACCCTCGTCGAAGCCAATGCGTTGGGCATCGCGTCGGTAGGTGTGGACGTCTCGCCTTTCAACTGCCTCATCGCCAAGGCCAAGACTGACCGCTGCGACCTGACGCGACTGGAAGCCGAAGTCCGCGACACGCTCCACCGCGTCGAGAGCGCCCCCGACGCCGGCTTCGCCGAACGCGGCGGACCGACGCCGGAAACGGCACCCGACTATCTGCGCGAATGGTATGACCCCGGCGCCCTCGCGCCGCTGCTCGCATTCCTTCGCCTCATTCCGCGCTGCGAGCACCAGGATCTGCTCAAGGTCATCCTCTGCCGCGCCGCGCGTTCCGCCCGACTGACGCGGCATGACGAGCTGGACTTCCCCAAGGCGCCGCAGCGCGAGCCGTATCACTGCCACAAGCACAAGCGCGTCTGCCCGCCGACCACCGATGCGATGAAGTTCCTGCGCCGCTACGCCCGCGACACCCTCCGCCGCGTCGCGCAGTTCGACGCCCTCCGTACCGACGCGCCCGTCATCATCCTCTGCGCCGACGCGCGCGACGTCGCGCTGCCCGCCTGCGACATGGTCTTCACCTCGCCGCCGTACGTCGGCCTCATTGACTATCACGAGCAGCACCGCTACGCCTACGAGCTGCTGTCGCTGCTCGACGAGCCGTTTGCCTCCGTGGGGTGGCACGGCTCGGACCTGCGGGGGAACGAAGAGCGGGAGATCGGCGCGGCGCACAACGGCGCGAGCCGCGAAGCGCGGCGGGAATACGTCGAGGGGATCGAGGGGGCACTGAGGAATGTCGCGCGCGCGCTGAACCCCGGCGGGCGCGTGTGCATCGTCGTCGGCGACCGCCACGGGTTATACGACGGCCTGACCGCGCGCCTGGGATTCAGCGAAGAAGTCGTCCTTCACCGTCACGTCAATCGCCGCACCGGCCGTCGCCGCGCCGACTTCTACGAATCGGTCCTGGTGTGGCGAGCATCGCATCCCCAGTAG
- a CDS encoding response regulator transcription factor, translating into MAKQVNTKVTKQKPIRILIADDYHFYRYGLRVFLEEQPDLSVVGEAGSSEDTLSSVEELKPHVVLLDLDLPSEGGLHVLRQINARTPQTKVIILTGLDDELCLADAIESGASGYVLKDAEPPLILSAVRSVGRGGTWLQREMTGKLFEDFTRLTRARREAPDRLLTSREVEVLSLVAQGHRNAQIADKLFISERTVKVHITNLFRKLGLNDRVQATRYAIRHRLVRA; encoded by the coding sequence ATGGCGAAGCAGGTCAACACCAAGGTCACCAAGCAGAAGCCCATCCGCATCCTCATCGCCGACGACTACCACTTCTACCGCTACGGCCTGCGCGTCTTCCTCGAGGAGCAGCCCGACCTCAGCGTTGTCGGCGAAGCCGGTTCCTCGGAAGACACCCTGTCCTCCGTCGAGGAACTCAAGCCGCACGTCGTGCTGCTCGACCTCGACCTCCCCTCCGAGGGCGGCTTGCACGTCCTGCGTCAGATCAACGCGCGCACTCCTCAGACCAAAGTCATCATCCTCACCGGCCTCGATGACGAGCTGTGCCTCGCCGATGCCATCGAAAGCGGCGCCTCCGGCTATGTCCTCAAGGACGCCGAGCCCCCGCTCATCCTCAGCGCCGTGCGCAGCGTCGGCAGAGGCGGCACCTGGCTCCAGCGCGAGATGACCGGCAAGCTCTTCGAGGACTTCACCCGCCTCACTCGCGCCCGCCGCGAAGCCCCCGACCGCCTCCTCACCTCGCGCGAAGTCGAAGTCCTCTCCCTCGTCGCACAGGGTCATCGCAACGCCCAAATCGCCGACAAGCTCTTCATCAGCGAGCGCACCGTCAAGGTGCACATCACCAATCTCTTCCGCAAGCTCGGCCTCAACGACCGCGTCCAGGCCACGAGATACGCCATCCGCCACCGCCTCGTCCGCGCGTGA
- a CDS encoding N-acetylmuramoyl-L-alanine amidase, with the protein MDTIVIHQSDSSFGTAGLIDRWHKERGWSGIGYHRVILNGWLREGTFRAECDGLIQAGRALDEIGAHVRGHNETSIGICLIGVGPGWPVRLESSASSGQIGGAGAGYLTHAEWRALVWLCRKFVVEFGVAVERVLGHREFPGVTKTCPGFDVAELRCALRGKR; encoded by the coding sequence ATTGACACGATCGTGATACATCAGAGCGACAGCTCGTTCGGCACGGCGGGGCTGATTGACCGGTGGCACAAGGAGCGCGGGTGGTCGGGCATCGGGTATCACCGCGTGATCCTGAACGGCTGGCTGCGCGAGGGGACGTTTCGCGCGGAGTGCGACGGGCTGATTCAGGCGGGGCGCGCGCTGGACGAGATCGGGGCGCACGTGCGCGGGCACAACGAGACGAGCATCGGGATTTGCCTGATCGGCGTGGGGCCGGGCTGGCCGGTGCGGTTGGAGTCAAGCGCCAGCAGCGGGCAGATCGGCGGCGCGGGCGCGGGGTACCTGACGCACGCGGAGTGGCGGGCGCTGGTGTGGTTGTGCCGGAAGTTCGTGGTCGAGTTCGGGGTGGCGGTGGAGCGAGTGCTGGGGCATCGGGAGTTTCCCGGGGTGACGAAGACGTGCCCGGGGTTCGACGTGGCGGAGCTGCGGTGCGCGCTGCGGGGGAAGCGATAA